The Cupriavidus sp. EM10 genome includes a region encoding these proteins:
- the cqsA gene encoding alpha-hydroxyketone-type quorum-sensing autoinducer synthase, with protein MSPANLHPPLTKSVSRIRSAPLPAWISDRMDTHFVDRMEKLWGGEHLLHGRVPGPDALHLSSNDYLCLLGESALVQAQARALLDEAPELLMSSVFRHGDTPQQQVERKLANLMQAEDGLIAQSGWAANVGLVQCIAGPGVPVYIDMNGHASLWEGISAAGAQAVPVRHNDFAHAARQIERLGPGVIMVDAVYSTTGSVAPLEAYVEMAEATGSVLVVDESHSLGTHGPAGGGLVPALGLSERVHFRTASLAKAFAGRAGFVACSTRFKDFFAVEARPAIFSSGLLRHEIAWFDAATDFIARADDRRERLHAITRTTRAAITALGYNISDGSEQIIGLEAGAEPQVMVLRNALQRHGIFGAVFCSPATPKNRALMRLTLHAKLGPSDIDRLIDVLAKIRDEVNLAEWSSTRRAHRGHTRSPGGTAP; from the coding sequence ATGTCGCCCGCCAATCTTCATCCCCCACTGACAAAATCTGTCAGTCGCATTCGGTCTGCGCCGCTGCCGGCCTGGATTTCGGACCGGATGGATACGCATTTTGTCGACAGGATGGAAAAGCTCTGGGGAGGAGAACATCTGCTGCACGGTCGCGTCCCGGGGCCAGACGCCTTGCACCTGAGCAGTAACGACTATCTTTGTCTGCTGGGCGAGTCGGCGCTGGTGCAGGCGCAGGCGAGGGCGCTGCTGGACGAGGCGCCGGAGCTGCTGATGTCTTCGGTTTTCCGGCACGGCGACACACCTCAGCAGCAGGTCGAGCGAAAACTCGCCAACCTGATGCAGGCCGAGGATGGCCTCATCGCGCAGTCAGGATGGGCGGCGAACGTCGGATTGGTGCAGTGTATTGCGGGGCCGGGGGTGCCGGTCTATATCGACATGAACGGGCATGCCTCGCTGTGGGAAGGCATCAGCGCGGCGGGGGCGCAGGCAGTGCCGGTGCGCCACAACGACTTTGCCCATGCCGCGCGCCAGATCGAGCGTCTTGGGCCGGGCGTCATCATGGTGGATGCCGTCTACAGCACCACTGGCAGCGTGGCACCCCTGGAAGCGTATGTGGAGATGGCGGAGGCGACGGGTAGCGTCCTGGTGGTGGATGAGTCACATTCGCTGGGAACGCATGGTCCTGCCGGCGGTGGACTGGTTCCCGCGCTGGGGCTGTCCGAGCGTGTGCATTTCCGGACGGCATCCCTAGCCAAGGCCTTTGCCGGACGCGCAGGCTTCGTCGCCTGTTCGACCAGGTTCAAGGATTTCTTTGCGGTGGAGGCGCGTCCCGCGATTTTCAGCTCCGGATTGTTGCGTCATGAAATCGCCTGGTTCGACGCGGCGACAGACTTCATTGCACGCGCCGACGACCGCCGGGAGCGTCTGCATGCCATCACCCGGACCACCCGGGCGGCGATCACGGCGCTGGGCTACAACATCAGCGACGGGAGCGAGCAGATCATCGGGCTGGAAGCGGGCGCGGAGCCCCAGGTCATGGTGCTGCGCAACGCGTTGCAGCGGCATGGCATCTTCGGTGCCGTTTTTTGTTCGCCTGCTACCCCCAAGAATAGGGCATTGATGCGCCTTACGCTGCATGCGAAACTCGGCCCCTCCGACATTGACCGGCTGATCGACGTCCTCGCGAAGATTCGGGACGAGGTCAACCTGGCCGAGTGGTCATCCACGCGCCGCGCACACCGCGGCCACACCCGTTCACCAGGCGGCACAGCGCCGTAA
- a CDS encoding molybdopterin-dependent oxidoreductase, which produces MNPKSSRSSRPNAIDRQALAIDVRRELDAPSRRLFGKRILTLGGLAMLTGCSLADDASVESFLSRVSRMNDRVQAWLFDPNRLAPTYTEADITRPFPFNAFYGIDEVTVVNGGDFRLKVGGLVRETKSWTLDELYALPKAEQITRHICVEGWSAIGRWGGTPFAGFLQRIGADTTARYVGFRCADDYYESIDMATALHPQTLLTFTYDGERLPPKYGFPMKLRMPTKLGYKNPKHIMELFVTNTFPGGYWVDQGYNWFGGS; this is translated from the coding sequence GTGAATCCAAAATCTTCCCGATCTTCCCGGCCCAACGCCATCGACCGGCAGGCGCTGGCCATCGACGTGCGGCGAGAACTCGACGCCCCGTCGCGGCGTCTGTTCGGCAAACGCATCCTGACGCTTGGCGGCCTGGCCATGCTGACCGGCTGCAGCCTCGCCGACGACGCCTCGGTGGAATCGTTCCTGTCGCGGGTGTCGCGCATGAACGATCGCGTGCAGGCGTGGCTATTCGACCCGAACCGGCTGGCGCCGACCTATACGGAGGCGGACATCACGCGGCCTTTCCCGTTCAATGCGTTCTACGGGATCGATGAGGTCACCGTGGTGAATGGCGGCGACTTCCGGCTCAAGGTGGGCGGGCTGGTACGAGAGACGAAGAGCTGGACGCTGGACGAGCTGTACGCGTTGCCCAAGGCGGAGCAGATCACGCGCCATATCTGCGTGGAAGGCTGGAGTGCGATCGGGCGCTGGGGCGGCACGCCATTCGCCGGGTTCCTGCAGCGCATTGGCGCCGATACCACGGCCCGGTACGTGGGGTTCCGCTGCGCCGATGACTATTACGAAAGCATCGACATGGCGACGGCACTGCATCCGCAGACCCTGCTGACGTTCACGTACGACGGCGAACGCCTGCCGCCAAAGTACGGCTTCCCGATGAAGCTGCGGATGCCGACCAAGCTTGGCTACAAGAATCCCAAGCACATCATGGAACTGTTCGTGACCAATACGTTTCCGGGCGGCTATTGGGTCGACCAGGGTTACAACTGGTTCGGCGGCTCCTGA
- a CDS encoding pentapeptide MXKDX repeat protein has protein sequence MKKTVIAMVSAVFLMGGTAAFAQTGGSMAKDSMSKDSGMSKDSGMSKDAMSKDGMAKDQMSKDAMSKDKMAKLKSHDKMGKEGDAMSGGMSK, from the coding sequence ATGAAAAAGACCGTAATCGCCATGGTTTCCGCAGTGTTCCTGATGGGTGGCACGGCGGCGTTCGCCCAGACCGGTGGATCGATGGCCAAGGATTCGATGTCCAAGGACAGTGGCATGTCGAAGGACAGTGGCATGTCGAAGGATGCGATGTCGAAGGACGGCATGGCGAAGGACCAAATGTCGAAGGACGCCATGTCCAAGGACAAGATGGCCAAGCTTAAGTCGCACGACAAGATGGGCAAGGAAGGCGATGCCATGTCGGGCGGCATGAGCAAGTAA
- a CDS encoding sigma-70 family RNA polymerase sigma factor, with amino-acid sequence MERTVEQDVLKKRESRLLDLFTSGLAGDREAYARCLTELSAMLRGYFRNRLPQQAGDVEDLTQEVLLAVHNARHTYLPGQPLTAWVHAIARYKLADHFRAHGRHDALNDPLDAALEVVAAPDLEPAQAKRDLNLLLDQLPDRQRLPIVYVKLEGLSVSEAAQVTGMSESAVKVGVHRGLKALAAKIRGTR; translated from the coding sequence ATGGAGCGAACTGTCGAACAGGATGTGCTGAAAAAGCGGGAGTCCCGCCTGCTCGACCTGTTTACAAGCGGGCTGGCGGGCGACCGGGAGGCGTACGCGCGATGCCTGACCGAGCTTTCCGCGATGCTGCGTGGCTATTTCCGCAACCGGCTTCCGCAGCAGGCGGGTGACGTCGAGGACCTGACCCAGGAAGTGCTGCTGGCCGTTCACAATGCGCGCCACACCTACCTGCCAGGGCAGCCCCTGACGGCCTGGGTGCATGCCATCGCCCGGTACAAGCTTGCCGATCATTTTCGCGCGCACGGGCGGCACGATGCGCTGAACGACCCGCTCGACGCAGCACTGGAAGTGGTGGCGGCGCCCGACCTGGAGCCCGCGCAGGCAAAGCGCGACCTGAACCTGCTGCTCGACCAGTTGCCAGATCGCCAGCGCCTGCCGATCGTGTACGTGAAGCTGGAAGGGCTATCGGTCAGCGAGGCCGCGCAGGTGACTGGCATGTCGGAATCGGCGGTAAAAGTGGGCGTGCATCGCGGGCTGAAGGCCCTCGCCGCAAAAATTCGAGGAACACGATGA